Genomic DNA from Alicyclobacillus fastidiosus:
CAATAGTGAGATTGAAGTCACTCCACATCACGTCTTGTCGACGCTGCACAATATGACGGCGGATGATCTGCTGGATGGGACGCTGGTGGCCAAGGCACTAGGGTATACGCCGAGTGTCAACCTGTTGGAGGAAGTCGTACCGTCGCGCGGGTATCGGCTGTTGAATCGCATTAGTCGCTTGCCGCAGCCCGTGATCGAAAACCTGGTCGAACACTTTGGGATTCTTACGCGCATTCTTGCGGCCGACGTGGATGACCTCGACGAAGTCGAGGGCGTCGGCACGGTGAGGGCGCGCGTCATTCGCGACGGTCTCAACCGAATTCAGGAACAGGTACTTATTGATCGTCATTTATAGTCCATGTTCGTTTTTCTTGTTTCGTCATATCTTTAGGAGGTCTTGTCATTGTTTATCAAGTCGATCCCCAGTTTGTTGACCCTGGGGAACTTGGTCATTGGGATGGTGGCCATCCTGATGTCGAGTCACGGACGCTTTAACGAGGCAGCGCTGCTCGTCGTCATTGGCATGTTGCTCGACGGCCTCGACGGGCGCGCCGCCCGACTCCTACACGCCGAAAGCGAATTCGGGAAGCAACTCGATTCACTCTCTGACTTGGTCACCTTTGGTGTCGCTCCTGCTGCGATGATGTACGACGTGATGCTGTCGCATCTGGGCATCGCGGGGGACGCATTGGCAATCTGGTTTCCTATGTGCGGTGCGCTGCGGCTGGCCCGATTTAACGTACAGACGAAATCATCTTCTTTTTTCGTTGGGCTGCCGATTACTGCCGCCGGTGGGATTCTTGCCACCATGGCGCTCACGCGCCCTGTACTTCACCCGGCCATCGTCATCTTGCCCGTCGGCATGTTCGTCTTGTCCATCTTGATGGTCAGTAACGTTCGCTACCCGAACTTCAAAAAGGTGGCGTTTCCGAAGTCAGCAGTCGTGCTGGTGCCACTTTTCGTCGTAACGATTTTCTGTGCGATCAGGTTTCACTTTATTCGCGCGAATTGGATCATCTTTGGTGTGTTAGCGGTTTATGCG
This window encodes:
- the pssA gene encoding CDP-diacylglycerol--serine O-phosphatidyltransferase; protein product: MFIKSIPSLLTLGNLVIGMVAILMSSHGRFNEAALLVVIGMLLDGLDGRAARLLHAESEFGKQLDSLSDLVTFGVAPAAMMYDVMLSHLGIAGDALAIWFPMCGALRLARFNVQTKSSSFFVGLPITAAGGILATMALTRPVLHPAIVILPVGMFVLSILMVSNVRYPNFKKVAFPKSAVVLVPLFVVTIFCAIRFHFIRANWIIFGVLAVYAIYGMLRGIRYRRIRQRRSNAASQDVDIDHEMETSSSYREI